The Sphingobium sp. BYY-5 genome includes a window with the following:
- a CDS encoding alpha-L-fucosidase, which produces MRSFGRRSFLAGTAALGLARAARAASPMGAARGLVQASWSSLVDNYRYPDWFRDAKLGLWSHWGPQAVPEQGDWYGRLMYMQGHPMYEHHLKTYGHPSVTGMMDIQNLWTADQWDPDALIARYQKAGAKYFMALACHHDNLDCYDSRYHAWNSLRVGPKRDVVGIWEKAARRAGLKFGVSNHAAHAWHWYQPAYGYDPVGPQKGVRYDAFRLRKADGTGKWWDGLDPQELYTGGHAVLPDGIDSIEAMNQWHNAHNGQWIESGPKDDPAYVTRWLLRQTDLIDKYKPDLVYFDDYELPFGPVGLEAVADYYNRSIEWHGKIDVVLTAKQLKPYARFGVVQDVERGFTDHIWDEPWQTDTCIGDWFYNVARLNDKSYKTAEEVIQRLADVVSKNGNLLLSIPQPGNGSIDSEAEKTLDGMTDWMTHGSEAIFGSRPWRIYGEGPTQPVVGMQNEDQAKPFTPQDIRFTTNKGALYALFLGRPGGPTTIRSLARGHVDGMIEHVTLLGGGPLRFRQDATGLHIDMPRSTGFVPAIRIDGRGLV; this is translated from the coding sequence ATGCGATCCTTCGGACGGCGATCCTTCCTCGCCGGGACGGCTGCGCTTGGCCTCGCCCGCGCCGCGCGCGCCGCCAGCCCCATGGGCGCCGCGCGCGGGCTGGTCCAGGCAAGCTGGTCCTCGCTGGTCGACAATTACCGCTATCCCGACTGGTTCCGCGACGCGAAGCTGGGCCTCTGGTCGCATTGGGGACCGCAGGCAGTGCCCGAACAGGGCGACTGGTATGGCCGCCTCATGTATATGCAGGGCCATCCGATGTACGAGCATCACCTCAAGACCTACGGCCATCCGTCGGTGACGGGGATGATGGACATCCAGAATCTGTGGACCGCCGACCAATGGGACCCGGACGCGCTGATCGCCCGCTACCAGAAGGCCGGCGCCAAATATTTCATGGCGCTTGCCTGCCATCACGACAATCTCGATTGCTATGACAGCCGCTATCATGCCTGGAACAGCCTGCGCGTTGGGCCGAAGAGGGATGTGGTCGGCATCTGGGAAAAGGCAGCGCGGCGCGCTGGCCTAAAATTCGGCGTGTCGAACCATGCCGCCCATGCCTGGCACTGGTATCAGCCCGCTTATGGCTATGATCCGGTCGGCCCGCAAAAGGGTGTGCGCTACGATGCGTTCAGGCTGCGCAAGGCAGACGGTACGGGCAAATGGTGGGACGGCCTGGACCCGCAGGAACTCTATACCGGGGGCCACGCCGTCCTGCCCGACGGCATCGATTCCATCGAAGCGATGAACCAGTGGCACAACGCCCATAACGGCCAGTGGATCGAAAGCGGACCGAAAGACGACCCGGCCTATGTCACCCGCTGGCTGCTGCGCCAGACCGACCTGATCGATAAATACAAACCCGATCTCGTCTATTTCGACGATTATGAACTGCCCTTTGGCCCAGTGGGGCTGGAGGCGGTGGCTGACTATTATAACCGCTCGATCGAATGGCACGGCAAGATCGACGTGGTGCTGACCGCCAAGCAGTTGAAGCCCTATGCGCGTTTCGGCGTGGTGCAGGACGTCGAACGTGGCTTCACCGACCATATCTGGGACGAACCGTGGCAGACCGACACCTGCATCGGCGACTGGTTCTACAATGTCGCCCGCCTCAACGACAAAAGCTACAAGACCGCCGAAGAGGTGATCCAGCGCCTGGCCGATGTAGTGTCGAAGAACGGCAATCTGCTGCTCTCTATCCCTCAGCCCGGCAATGGTTCGATCGACAGCGAGGCGGAAAAGACCCTCGACGGCATGACCGACTGGATGACCCACGGCAGCGAAGCGATCTTCGGGTCACGCCCCTGGCGCATCTATGGCGAGGGACCGACACAACCGGTCGTGGGTATGCAGAATGAGGATCAAGCCAAGCCTTTTACCCCACAGGATATCCGCTTCACCACCAACAAAGGCGCGCTCTACGCGCTGTTCCTGGGTCGACCGGGCGGACCTACGACTATCCGCTCACTGGCGCGCGGCCATGTTGACGGCATGATCGAGCATGTGACGCTGTTGGGCGGCGGTCCGCTCCGCTTCCGTCAGGATGCGACGGGTCTCCACATCGACATGCCGCGCAGCACCGGTTTCGTTCCCGCCATCCGCATCGATGGCCGGGGGCTTGTCTAG
- a CDS encoding GH1 family beta-glucosidase, with amino-acid sequence MTGINRRELGMGLGAAALGASLIGSTTATAQTAPAAMPRDDLSFPPDFLWGCATAAYQIEGGVKEDGRGTTNWDIFSHTPGKVANGDTGDVACDSYHRYQDDIALLKALGVKAYRFSIAWSRIFPDGKGRPNQKGVDYYNRLVDGLLAAGITPHATLFHWDLPAALPGGWQNRDTAYAFADYAGYMAGRLNDRVKHFMTVNELRCFTDLSYMTGGKAPGLKLPMGEVNQIRHHGVLAHGLGVQAIRTATKTGTQVGIADNPSIFVPAIETPEHIDAVKKAVREENAMFLTAILEGRYIDSYLTAQGKDAPKVRDGDMKLIGAPLDFLSVNVYTGNTVRADASQPSGYKILPHPGQAPRMPSPWLYVTPEVIYWGMRAISENWKPKALYISENGCSADDTVAADGKVYDTDRVMYLRNYMTHLQRASREGLPVKGYFVWSLMDNFEWEDGYTKLFGIHHVDFKTQKRTPKLSADWYRELVRTNKLV; translated from the coding sequence ATGACAGGCATTAATCGCCGCGAATTGGGCATGGGCTTGGGTGCTGCGGCGCTGGGCGCCTCGCTCATCGGCAGCACGACCGCCACGGCGCAGACCGCACCGGCCGCTATGCCACGAGACGATCTGTCCTTCCCGCCCGACTTCCTCTGGGGCTGCGCCACCGCCGCCTACCAGATCGAAGGCGGTGTGAAGGAGGATGGTCGCGGCACCACCAACTGGGACATCTTCTCCCACACGCCCGGCAAGGTCGCCAATGGCGATACCGGCGATGTCGCCTGCGACAGCTATCACCGCTATCAGGATGACATCGCCCTCTTGAAGGCGTTGGGCGTCAAGGCCTATCGCTTCTCCATCGCCTGGTCGCGTATCTTCCCAGACGGCAAGGGCAGGCCCAACCAGAAGGGCGTGGACTATTATAACCGGCTGGTTGACGGACTGCTGGCGGCGGGCATCACGCCGCACGCCACGCTGTTCCACTGGGATCTGCCCGCCGCCTTGCCGGGCGGCTGGCAGAACCGCGACACTGCCTACGCCTTTGCCGACTATGCGGGCTATATGGCGGGCCGGCTCAATGACCGGGTGAAGCATTTCATGACAGTCAACGAACTGCGTTGCTTCACCGATTTGAGCTACATGACCGGCGGCAAGGCGCCGGGTCTGAAGCTGCCCATGGGCGAAGTGAATCAGATCCGCCATCATGGCGTGCTCGCCCATGGCCTGGGGGTGCAGGCGATCCGTACCGCGACGAAGACGGGGACGCAGGTCGGCATCGCCGATAATCCCAGTATCTTCGTTCCCGCGATTGAAACGCCCGAACATATCGACGCGGTGAAGAAAGCGGTGCGCGAAGAGAACGCCATGTTCCTGACCGCAATCCTGGAAGGCCGCTATATCGACAGCTATCTGACCGCGCAGGGCAAGGACGCACCCAAGGTCAGGGATGGCGACATGAAGCTGATCGGTGCGCCGCTCGATTTCCTGTCGGTCAATGTCTACACCGGCAACACCGTGCGCGCCGACGCCTCGCAGCCGTCAGGCTACAAGATCCTGCCGCATCCCGGCCAGGCACCGCGTATGCCCTCCCCCTGGCTCTACGTCACGCCGGAGGTCATCTATTGGGGGATGCGCGCCATCAGCGAGAACTGGAAGCCCAAGGCGCTCTACATTTCCGAAAATGGCTGCTCGGCCGACGACACGGTCGCGGCGGACGGGAAGGTCTATGACACAGATCGCGTCATGTATCTGCGCAACTATATGACCCATCTCCAGCGCGCCTCGCGCGAAGGCCTGCCGGTGAAGGGCTATTTCGTCTGGAGCCTGATGGACAATTTCGAGTGGGAGGACGGTTATACTAAGCTGTTCGGCATCCACCATGTCGACTTCAAGACCCAGAAGCGCACGCCCAAGCTGAGCGCTGACTGGTATCGCGAACTGGTGCGCACCAACAAGCTGGTGTGA
- a CDS encoding alpha/beta hydrolase produces the protein MTVLDRRTALIAAAGLAALPHLAVAQTSAADEIVELWPGPPPGDTGAKIVRKIVDQSKDPAKPDRWVTGIARPVLVVRRPARPNGAAMLVVPGGGYGFLSYDNEGTSQAAWLNDRGITAFILLYRLPGEGWARREDVPLQDAQRAMRLIRAQAVRFAVDPRRVGVLGFSAGGHLAGSLATRHDEKVYDAVDATDGQDARPDVAGLIYPVVSLEAPFTHGGSRDNLLGPNATEQARKARSVELRVDATTSPIFLVHATDDGLVPPANSIALFQAMEAAKRPVALHIFEDGGHGFGTRLPDTMQAAAWPGLFATFAARHGLIDQ, from the coding sequence ATGACGGTTCTGGATCGCCGCACGGCCCTGATCGCGGCGGCGGGGCTGGCCGCCCTGCCCCACCTAGCCGTCGCGCAGACCAGCGCCGCTGACGAGATTGTCGAGCTGTGGCCCGGCCCGCCGCCGGGCGATACCGGCGCGAAGATCGTTCGCAAGATTGTCGACCAGTCGAAGGATCCCGCCAAGCCCGACCGCTGGGTGACGGGGATCGCGCGTCCCGTCCTCGTCGTCCGTCGCCCCGCTCGCCCCAATGGCGCGGCGATGCTGGTGGTGCCGGGCGGTGGCTATGGCTTCCTGTCCTACGACAATGAAGGCACCAGCCAGGCTGCATGGCTCAACGACCGTGGCATCACCGCCTTCATCCTGCTCTACCGCCTGCCCGGCGAAGGCTGGGCAAGGCGCGAGGATGTGCCGCTGCAGGATGCGCAGCGCGCCATGCGGCTGATCCGCGCCCAAGCTGTCCGTTTCGCTGTTGATCCAAGGCGCGTGGGCGTGCTCGGTTTCTCGGCTGGCGGGCATCTCGCAGGATCATTGGCGACACGTCATGACGAGAAAGTCTATGACGCCGTTGATGCCACCGACGGGCAGGACGCACGCCCCGATGTCGCCGGCCTGATCTACCCCGTGGTCAGCCTTGAGGCGCCTTTCACCCATGGTGGATCGCGCGACAATCTGCTCGGTCCGAACGCAACGGAACAGGCGCGGAAAGCCCGGTCCGTCGAATTGCGGGTCGATGCGACAACCTCACCCATCTTCCTGGTCCACGCCACGGATGACGGTCTTGTGCCGCCTGCCAACAGCATAGCGTTGTTCCAGGCGATGGAGGCCGCGAAGCGCCCTGTCGCGCTGCATATTTTCGAGGATGGCGGCCATGGCTTCGGCACGCGCCTGCCCGATACAATGCAGGCAGCGGCCTGGCCCGGCCTGTTTGCGACTTTCGCTGCAAGGCATGGATTAATCGACCAATGA
- a CDS encoding SGNH/GDSL hydrolase family protein: MLRLTALACALALATPALAETKVPGDPYADDPVGIVADPCPVHPKPTDGAGWQMGNLHMLTRDFGQLCRYAADNHALASQIADRKVLVVFMGDSITDNWINLDPEMFKGGLVDRGISGQTTAQMLVRFRADVIALKPQAVHIMAMTNDIAGNTGAATMETVLGNIQSMADLARAHGIKVIIASVPPAGAFPWSPDKQPVPQIAAINQWLADYARANGFTFIDYHAAMAEADGAMKPGLSSDGVHPTKEGYAIMRPLALAAIAKTLGEK, translated from the coding sequence ATGCTGCGCCTTACCGCCCTTGCCTGCGCGCTCGCGCTTGCCACTCCAGCCCTGGCCGAAACCAAGGTGCCGGGCGATCCCTATGCCGACGATCCGGTCGGCATCGTTGCCGATCCCTGCCCGGTGCATCCCAAGCCGACCGACGGGGCGGGCTGGCAGATGGGGAATCTCCACATGCTGACCCGCGATTTCGGTCAGCTATGCCGCTATGCCGCCGATAATCACGCGCTGGCCAGCCAAATCGCCGATCGCAAGGTGCTTGTCGTCTTCATGGGCGATTCCATCACTGACAACTGGATCAATCTGGACCCGGAGATGTTCAAAGGCGGCCTGGTCGATCGCGGTATCAGCGGTCAGACCACCGCGCAGATGCTGGTCCGCTTCCGTGCCGACGTGATCGCGCTGAAGCCGCAAGCCGTCCACATCATGGCGATGACCAACGACATCGCCGGCAATACCGGCGCGGCGACGATGGAAACCGTGCTGGGCAACATCCAGAGCATGGCTGACCTCGCCCGCGCGCACGGGATCAAGGTCATCATCGCGTCCGTGCCCCCCGCCGGCGCCTTCCCCTGGAGCCCCGACAAGCAGCCTGTGCCGCAGATCGCGGCGATCAACCAGTGGCTGGCGGACTATGCCCGCGCCAATGGCTTCACCTTCATCGACTATCATGCGGCGATGGCCGAGGCGGACGGTGCGATGAAGCCCGGCCTTTCAAGCGACGGCGTGCATCCGACCAAGGAAGGATATGCGATCATGCGCCCGCTCGCCCTCGCCGCGATCGCCAAGACATTGGGAGAGAAATAA
- a CDS encoding IclR family transcriptional regulator: protein MNGKTRYQAPALKKGLEILELLAGASDPLIMSDISTALGRSVSEIFRMLQVLEEHGYITRAEDGYRLTNRLFALGMSQPPIHDLASTALPVMQELARKAGQSCHLAVASGAEMVVIIAIEAPGLSGFAVRVGYRRPLHRSNSGRILLAFQPPEARAGMLDAIRATGDQWDEAELEARLKAAVAAGGAISPSPMLTGITDLSAPILIGGEARAALTMPFVDGAANRATVEKCDQLVRHAAATIGTAMSPIMAVPPRSKEEEQ from the coding sequence ATGAACGGCAAGACGCGCTACCAGGCACCCGCCCTCAAAAAAGGGCTGGAAATTCTGGAGCTTCTTGCCGGCGCCAGTGATCCGCTCATCATGTCCGACATCTCCACCGCGCTTGGACGATCGGTCAGCGAAATCTTCCGTATGCTTCAGGTGCTGGAGGAGCATGGCTATATCACCCGGGCCGAAGACGGCTATCGCCTGACCAATAGATTGTTCGCCCTGGGCATGAGCCAGCCGCCCATTCACGACCTGGCCTCCACCGCCCTGCCCGTAATGCAGGAACTGGCGCGCAAGGCGGGGCAAAGCTGTCATCTGGCCGTCGCCTCGGGCGCGGAAATGGTTGTCATCATTGCGATCGAAGCGCCGGGCCTGTCCGGCTTTGCCGTGCGCGTCGGCTATCGCCGCCCGCTCCATCGCTCCAATTCCGGCCGCATCCTGCTTGCCTTCCAGCCGCCCGAGGCGCGGGCCGGGATGCTCGACGCGATCCGCGCGACCGGCGACCAATGGGACGAAGCGGAGCTTGAGGCGCGCCTGAAGGCTGCTGTTGCAGCAGGCGGCGCGATTTCGCCCAGCCCGATGCTGACAGGCATCACCGACCTGTCCGCACCGATCCTGATCGGCGGGGAAGCGCGGGCCGCGCTCACTATGCCCTTCGTCGATGGCGCCGCCAATCGCGCAACGGTGGAAAAATGCGATCAGTTGGTGCGACATGCTGCCGCCACGATCGGCACTGCCATGTCGCCGATCATGGCGGTGCCGCCCCGGAGCAAAGAGGAAGAACAATGA
- a CDS encoding GDSL-type esterase/lipase family protein produces the protein MKTALSILTLALLVAGTAQAAPDEYQSAPQRRTVMEKDWGPWLGPFRARLVPSLMQDFGERYLYAPANAALPAPRPGERRVVFLGDSITDRWNLAASFPGKPYINRGIGSQVTAQMLLRFHQDVVALHPRAVVILAGINDVQGFMQQETPEQIESNWEAMADLADAHDIKLVFGSILPVNNYTKAASNVVKERKPEELAALNAWLRAFCARRGYGYADYHTALVDRNGLMAAAYTQDGVHPLDNGYAVMAPIAERAIDQVLQKK, from the coding sequence ATGAAGACAGCGCTGTCTATTCTGACACTTGCGCTGCTGGTCGCAGGCACGGCACAGGCCGCGCCCGACGAATATCAAAGCGCGCCGCAGCGACGCACCGTCATGGAGAAGGACTGGGGACCATGGCTCGGCCCGTTCCGCGCCAGGCTGGTGCCCAGCCTGATGCAGGATTTTGGCGAGCGCTATCTCTACGCCCCGGCCAACGCCGCCCTGCCCGCCCCCAGGCCGGGCGAGCGGCGCGTCGTCTTCCTGGGCGATTCCATCACCGATCGCTGGAACCTGGCCGCCAGCTTCCCCGGCAAGCCCTATATCAATCGGGGCATCGGCAGCCAGGTGACGGCGCAGATGCTGTTGCGCTTCCATCAGGACGTGGTCGCGCTTCACCCCCGCGCCGTCGTGATCCTTGCCGGGATCAACGATGTGCAGGGTTTCATGCAACAGGAAACGCCCGAACAGATTGAGAGCAATTGGGAAGCGATGGCCGATCTGGCCGACGCCCATGACATCAAGCTGGTGTTCGGGTCGATCCTGCCGGTCAACAACTATACCAAGGCCGCAAGCAATGTGGTGAAGGAACGCAAGCCCGAGGAGTTGGCCGCTCTCAACGCCTGGCTTCGCGCCTTCTGCGCGCGGCGCGGCTATGGCTATGCCGATTATCATACCGCGCTGGTCGACAGGAACGGGCTGATGGCCGCCGCTTACACACAGGACGGCGTGCATCCGCTCGACAATGGCTATGCCGTGATGGCCCCGATTGCCGAGCGGGCGATCGACCAGGTGCTCCAGAAGAAGTGA
- a CDS encoding LysR substrate-binding domain-containing protein → MDLRHLRYFLCVAEEMHFGRAALRLGISQPPLSQQIRALEEELGVQLFERTSRRVALTEVGRLFVPEAKATLVQAERAAQTARLAQMGQIGHLSLGFTASGPFVPRVAGALHTFRQSFPNVELTLLELGRDEQIDAVERRQLDVAIVRGFDQPYLPDGLISVPLIEEEMFLAIRQDHRLAQQSGNPSIEDLKGEPMVLYSAIIGAGFNEHFFALCETAGFRPIIAQEAGSLATLLGLVAAGFGATILAQSLTRLHIDNLAYRSLATPVISRLWLVHRHDLSPTSLMFKQRILAVDGDEESSPSTASIG, encoded by the coding sequence ATGGACCTGCGACATTTGCGCTATTTCCTGTGCGTGGCCGAAGAAATGCATTTCGGCCGTGCCGCCCTGCGTCTGGGCATCTCACAACCGCCGCTAAGCCAGCAGATCCGCGCGCTGGAGGAAGAACTGGGCGTCCAACTGTTCGAGCGGACCAGCCGGCGTGTGGCATTGACCGAGGTAGGACGGCTGTTCGTGCCGGAAGCAAAGGCCACACTCGTCCAGGCCGAGCGTGCAGCGCAGACCGCGCGGTTGGCGCAGATGGGACAGATTGGTCACTTGTCCCTGGGCTTTACCGCGTCGGGGCCATTTGTTCCGCGCGTCGCGGGCGCGCTACACACGTTCCGCCAGTCTTTCCCCAATGTTGAGCTGACCCTGCTGGAACTGGGACGCGACGAGCAGATCGATGCGGTCGAACGCAGGCAGCTGGACGTTGCGATCGTCCGGGGCTTCGATCAACCCTATTTGCCTGATGGGTTGATATCTGTGCCGCTGATCGAAGAAGAAATGTTCCTGGCGATCCGGCAGGATCATCGATTGGCGCAGCAGAGCGGCAACCCGTCGATCGAGGATCTCAAGGGTGAACCGATGGTGCTGTACAGCGCCATCATCGGCGCCGGTTTCAATGAGCATTTCTTCGCGCTTTGCGAAACCGCCGGATTCCGTCCGATTATCGCGCAGGAAGCGGGCAGCCTCGCCACCTTGCTCGGGCTGGTGGCGGCCGGCTTTGGCGCGACAATCCTGGCGCAATCGCTGACGCGCCTACATATCGACAATCTGGCTTATCGCTCGCTGGCGACGCCAGTCATCAGCCGCCTATGGCTGGTCCACCGCCATGATCTGTCGCCCACGTCGCTGATGTTCAAGCAAAGGATACTGGCCGTTGATGGCGACGAGGAATCATCGCCATCAACGGCCAGTATCGGGTAG
- a CDS encoding glycoside hydrolase family 31 protein, translating to MITKGFKTKLAGMALGASCLAMAAPAFAEPLALLDRHGSSVAIEPYAPNIVRVTIALDKALAEAPPGEGPNAKSDAAGWTHRTDATGDIFSSSALTLTVDAKPWPGAPTQMQRYFAPALPPVSLSVRDASGTVLTKMTGWEMAPVTVNGEKTFKVGASFDSPADEHYYGLGQNQEGYMDLRGKQIDCQHYYDAPAGETVCVPFMVTNKGYGIVWDNPARTLIWPGLHSSTHWQSQVGERVSFFVITGKTTDELYAGYAKLTGATPLPPKAGFGLIQSKARYESEKELLDIANGYRQRNLPLDVMVLDWFYWTRMGQLDIDRTYFPDPKGMNDQLKSMGMRSIISVWPRFERESRYFDMLATKGWFLHDKDGNPVDGLPMRSDRAGALLDSTNPEAREWFWGKLRDNIASQGFDWFWLDETEPDLVPDGYFYAKGSGDRYHNLYPLVHTTGVAEGSERDRPGFRNMILARAAYLGSQRNGGLFWSSDIKSTWEALRRQVPAGLNFTASGLAYWGSDIGGWQWPNGPKAENPILVDPAGATAMGAGYPDYPELFVRWFEYSVFTPTLRIHGQRPGTALWEYGNAAEPILADWLRLRYTLMPYIYALGRHTYDTGAPFMRGLFMDFPNDPKVSDIGDQYMFGPAFLVAPVTQQGQTKRPVYLPADTAWYDYWTNQRYEGGQTVEVDTPINRIPIFVKAGSIVPMGAQVKSTAEKQALESIRVYPGADARFTLYDDDGTTNAYRKGGAKAELVWDDKAKTLTSKTKLPTGQAVTGLVQVVGQ from the coding sequence ATGATCACAAAAGGCTTCAAGACGAAACTGGCAGGCATGGCGCTCGGCGCATCCTGCCTCGCAATGGCGGCCCCTGCCTTTGCGGAGCCGCTGGCTTTGCTCGATCGTCATGGCAGTAGCGTCGCGATCGAGCCTTATGCGCCGAACATCGTCCGCGTGACGATCGCGCTGGACAAGGCGCTGGCCGAAGCGCCTCCGGGCGAAGGGCCGAACGCCAAATCGGACGCGGCCGGATGGACCCATCGTACCGACGCGACCGGCGACATCTTTTCCTCCTCGGCGCTGACCCTGACGGTAGACGCCAAGCCATGGCCGGGCGCGCCGACACAGATGCAGCGCTATTTCGCGCCCGCTCTGCCGCCGGTCAGCCTGTCCGTTCGCGATGCCAGCGGCACGGTGCTGACCAAGATGACCGGCTGGGAAATGGCGCCGGTGACAGTGAACGGCGAAAAGACCTTCAAGGTCGGCGCCAGTTTCGATTCCCCGGCGGACGAACATTATTACGGCCTGGGCCAGAACCAGGAAGGCTATATGGACCTGCGTGGCAAGCAGATCGATTGCCAACACTATTATGACGCGCCGGCGGGTGAGACGGTCTGCGTGCCCTTCATGGTCACGAACAAGGGCTATGGCATCGTCTGGGACAATCCGGCCCGCACGCTGATCTGGCCGGGCCTGCACAGCAGCACCCATTGGCAGAGCCAGGTGGGTGAACGCGTCTCCTTCTTCGTCATCACCGGCAAGACGACCGATGAACTCTATGCCGGATACGCCAAGCTGACCGGCGCGACGCCGCTGCCGCCCAAGGCGGGCTTCGGCCTCATCCAGAGCAAGGCGCGGTACGAGAGCGAGAAGGAACTGCTCGACATCGCCAATGGCTATCGCCAGCGGAACCTGCCGCTCGACGTGATGGTGCTCGACTGGTTCTACTGGACGCGCATGGGCCAGCTCGACATCGACCGCACCTATTTCCCCGATCCCAAGGGGATGAACGACCAGTTGAAGTCGATGGGGATGCGGTCGATCATCAGCGTGTGGCCGCGCTTCGAACGGGAATCGCGTTATTTCGACATGCTGGCGACCAAGGGCTGGTTCTTGCACGACAAGGATGGCAATCCGGTCGATGGCCTGCCGATGCGTTCCGATCGTGCAGGTGCGCTGCTCGACAGCACCAATCCCGAAGCGCGCGAATGGTTCTGGGGCAAGCTCCGCGACAATATCGCGAGCCAGGGCTTCGACTGGTTCTGGCTGGACGAGACCGAACCGGACCTCGTTCCCGACGGCTATTTCTATGCCAAGGGTTCGGGCGACCGCTATCACAACCTTTACCCGCTGGTGCATACGACCGGCGTGGCGGAAGGGTCTGAGCGCGACCGCCCCGGTTTCCGCAACATGATCCTGGCCCGCGCCGCCTATCTGGGGTCGCAGCGCAATGGCGGCCTCTTCTGGTCGTCGGACATCAAGTCAACCTGGGAAGCGCTGCGTCGACAAGTGCCGGCCGGCCTCAACTTCACTGCCTCGGGCCTTGCTTATTGGGGCAGCGATATCGGCGGCTGGCAGTGGCCCAACGGTCCCAAGGCGGAAAATCCGATCCTGGTCGATCCGGCGGGCGCGACCGCGATGGGCGCCGGCTATCCCGACTATCCCGAATTGTTCGTGCGCTGGTTCGAATATAGCGTCTTCACGCCGACTCTGCGCATCCATGGTCAGCGTCCGGGCACGGCGCTGTGGGAATATGGCAATGCGGCCGAGCCGATCCTGGCCGACTGGCTGCGCCTGCGCTACACGCTGATGCCCTATATCTATGCACTGGGCCGCCACACCTATGACACGGGCGCGCCCTTCATGCGCGGTCTGTTCATGGATTTCCCGAACGATCCCAAGGTCTCCGACATCGGCGACCAATATATGTTCGGTCCCGCCTTCCTGGTCGCTCCAGTGACGCAGCAGGGCCAGACGAAACGCCCGGTCTATCTGCCCGCCGACACCGCCTGGTACGATTATTGGACCAACCAGCGCTATGAAGGCGGCCAGACGGTCGAAGTCGACACGCCGATCAACCGCATTCCGATCTTCGTGAAGGCCGGGTCGATCGTCCCCATGGGCGCGCAGGTGAAGAGCACGGCGGAGAAACAGGCATTGGAGAGCATCCGCGTCTATCCCGGCGCCGATGCGCGCTTCACCCTCTATGATGATGATGGTACGACCAACGCCTATCGCAAGGGCGGCGCTAAGGCCGAATTGGTCTGGGACGACAAGGCAAAGACGCTGACGAGCAAGACGAAGCTGCCCACCGGCCAGGCTGTAACCGGCCTGGTGCAGGTCGTCGGTCAGTAA